One stretch of Cololabis saira isolate AMF1-May2022 chromosome 15, fColSai1.1, whole genome shotgun sequence DNA includes these proteins:
- the sem1 gene encoding 26S proteasome complex subunit SEM1 yields the protein MSDKKQTVDLGLLEEDDEFEEFPAEDWTGLDEDEDAHVWEDNWDDDNVEDDFSNQLRAELEKHGYKMETS from the exons ATGTCAGACAAGAAACAGACCGTGGACCTGGGCTTACTGGAGGAGGATGACGAGTTTGAAGAATTCCCCGCTGAGG ACTGGACGGGGCTGGATGAAGACGAGGATGCTCATGTTTGGGAAGATAACTGGGATGACGACAACGTGGAGGATGATTTCTCCAACCAGCTGAG AGCGGAGCTCGAAAAACATGGTTACAAGATGGAGACGTCATAG